The Oscillatoria acuminata PCC 6304 genomic interval AGGCAGTGAATGGTAGCGTTCGAGCGACCCAAGTACAGGATTTAGACCGCCAACTGTTTGGTGCAGGGACGAATGGTGAAGTTTCTGAGAGTATGCGGGGACTGCTGTTGGCACTGGGAATGTCGCAATTACCCACAACCGGGCGATCGCCCCAACCCATGCGCGGTCATTTATTTTTCCACAACCTGCAAAACCTTTGGGCTTGCTGTAATCCAGACTGTACCGACGATGCGGTAAATTCTCAACGTCGCGAACAAGAGGCAATTCGCCCCACCGTCGGTGCCATGCATGCCACCCACAGCTTAACCTGTTCCTGTGGTTCCCGAGTTCTGGATCTACTCGTGTGCGAAGTTTGCGGCGATGTGTTTCTGGGAGGTTACAAGACAACGCGCAAGATAGGCAACACCAATATAGAGATTTTGACACCCGACCAACCCAATCTCGAAGGGATTCCCGACTTAGTGGTACTCAACCAAAGCTATGGAAACTACCGAGTATTTTGGCCTTTACCCCACGAGACGCCAGCTTGGAATACGGAGCCTCAAGACCCAGAATGGAAGCTAGACAACATAAGACGCCGATGGGTTCGCGCCAAACTCAACCAAGTTACAGGTGTACTCACACACGATCGCCAACAACCAGAAGCGAATGAAATCTCAGGGTGGCTGTATCAGGTGATTGGCAATCGAGCAGACGAGCAACGCGCATTACCCAGTAAATGTCCCCGATGCGATGCCGACTACGGGAAACGAGACAAATTCCCCACCCCTCTACGCTTCCATCGCACGGGATTTCAAAAAGCCTGCCAAGTGCTTGCCAGTGGACTGCTCCGGGAAATGCCAGCACCTCCCACTCCCACCAGTCGCTCATCGCGCAAACTGGTGATATTTTCCGATAGTCGCCAAGATGCGGCAAAGTTATCAGCAGGCATGGAGCGAGATCATTACCGTGACATGGCACGAATGCTGCTGATTCAGTCATTCCAAGATTATTGGAATGATTTGGTAGCATTTCTGCGGATCGTTTGTAGAAACAACCAGACAGCTTTGGCGAGATTGCAAGCACTGAATCCCAGTCTTTATGCTGCGGTGGATGCAGCCTCCCACCCTGAAGATACAAGCCGATACAACCGCTTTACTAATGCTAACGCTCAGTTAGTTGCCGAAGCGTTTTCCTGGAATATGGATTTACCTTCGAGTAACCCACAAGCACGTAATGAGTGGCTTGGTTTACTCCAACGCTACCCCGAACGGATTGCGCTGTTGAATCTGCGCGATAAAGTTCGAGATTCCTTACTCAATTATGGAATTTGTCCCGGCAGACCTGGGTTTAACTCCATGCAATATACGCTTGGGCGTGGCAAGGGAAAACAAACATTTTCTTGGTTTGAGTGTTACAACTGGAATGCCAATCCAGTGGCACGGGTGATTCCTGGCTCTTCAGAACAACGAAATCATGCCGATCTATTGGACGCCATGCTGACAGAGGAATTGATGTATGCTCTTTTCCCCCATATTGCCAGGACGCTAGAAGGACTCGCACAAGGGTGGGTGAGCTATCAGCCTCAAGGAAATCCACAACGCCGACTTGTGGAAGCGACTGAAGCAGTTATCCGACAATTAGGGATTCGGAAGTTGCATCCTTATTCTCCTTATTTTTACCCAGGTAACGACTCTAATTTATCGAATTTAGTCCGACGCTATGTTGAAAGAACGGGTTTGGCACCTGCCGACGTACAACAGCAATTCATTCAATCTGGAGTTGGCATATCCAGTGGGAAAGGAGTCGCGCTGAATCCCGATCGCCTTTACCTCGTCCTGCCACCGGAGCGAAATCCCGATGGATCTCGTTCTGGATATCGCTGTCCCCAATGTAATGCCTTCTTTCTGCAACCGGCGGCGGGGGTCTGTCCGGAGTGTAATAGCGCTCGCCGCTTCGATAATCCCAACAGACCCACCATTCATCTTGAACCAGGACACAGCACAGCCGATTTTGATTACTACACCTATCTATCGGAACAAGCAGGCGGTCCTTTCCGCCTGAATGCGGAAGAATTGACCGGACAAACCGATAAAGGCGATCGCATCCAACGACAACGTTGGTTTCAAGACATCTTTATCAACAACGAAATCCCCCGCGTTCAAGGCATCGACTTGCTGAGTGTCACCACCACAATGGAAGCAGGAGTCGATATCGGAGCCTTACTTGCCGTCATGATGGCAAATATGCCCCCTCGCCGTTTCAACTATCAACAACGAGTTGGACGTGCAGGCAGACGTTCTGCCGGAGTCTCCCTCGCCGTCACCTTCTGTCGCGGCAGAAGTCACGATGATTTCTACTTCCAACGTCCCGAAAGCATCACCGGCGATCCACCGCCCGCCCCTTACGTGGACATGAGAAGCCAAGAAATTTTCCAGCGCGTTCTCATCAAAGAGTTACTACGGCAAGCCTTTACAGACACAGGAATTAGTGCGTCATTAGGGGGGACTGACAACGTACATGGTGAATTTGGCGATGTTGCTGACTGGCCGAATTACGCATCCGAGATATCCAGTTGGTTACACAACCCAGACAATGAGCCACGGATTCTTTCAGTATTGGAGATTTTGCGGGTACAAACCAACTTACCCGATGCCACTGATGCCCAACTGTTGTCCGATCTCCGCAATGATTTAATCCCTAAGATTCAAAAAATTGTCGATGACCCCACTTACACCCAACCTAAACTCAGCGAACGTCTAGCCAACGCCGGATTACTGCCGATGTTTGGTTTCCCCACCCGAGTCCGCTTGCTTTATACCCGATGGCCTTTTTCCGGGACTCAATGGCCCCCGGAAACCGGAATCGTAGACCGTAACCTAGATGTAGCCATTTCTCAATTTGCCCCCGGTTCCCAAACCGTCAAAGATAAAGCCGTTCACACTGCCTGTGGCGTCGTCGAGTTGTTTCCCCAAGGCGGCAAAATTGCTTCATCCCCGGGATTAGTCCCCGCTCTCACCGAGAGCAATCCCTCTCTCGGACTCTGTAAAAACTGCCAAGCCGTCGTGTACCCGCACACCGTCTTAGAAGCACCCTTACCCGTAAGTGAGACTACCCCAACCCTTGAATGTCGGGTTTGTGGAGCTAACGAACTGCGGACCGTAGATGCCAGAGAACCGAAAGGATTTTTTACCGACCTGCAACCCGAAGACTTTGACGGCCAATTTGAATGGCAACCCCGTTCTACGCGACCCTCTTTGAGTATTAGTGCTAACGTTACTCCGCCTGCATCTATCCTCAATGCGTCCGTCTGTGCCTTTAATGACAGCATTATTTCCGTTAACGACAATGGAGGGGAAGGCGGGTTTGAATTTCAGCAGGCAACAGTTTTTAGGAAAACCCAACCGGGAGCTTATGCCGTATCTCCCAAATCTGATAGCCCAGTCGGAACATCTGGCCCTGCCTATCGAGTCGCTTTACTCTCTCGACGGAAAACCGATATTCTATTGGTCAATATTGAGCGATGGCCCGACGGGGTGTTTGCTGACCCCAGGACAGTTGTAGGTCGTGCGGCTTGGTATTCGTTCGCCTTTTGGTTGCGGGTAGCCGCCGCCGCTCACCTGGATGTGGATTCTCTGGAGTTAGAGGCAGGGTTCCGTTCCCTAGAACAGAATGGAGCGGTTATCGGTCAGGCTTTTTTAAGCGACAAACTGGAAAATGGGGCCGGATACTGTCAATTTCTGGCTCAACCGAATCAGTTTCAACAACTGATGACGCAAGGCAGTATTAGCGTTCCAAGCAGCATTGCCAGTCAGTGGCTCAACCCTCACGGACATGGTAGGGAATGCGATGCCTCCTGCAATATCTGTTTGCGGGACTATCAAAACTTGGCTTATCACGGCTTATTGGATTGGCGACTTGCGATCGACATGGCGCGGTTAGTCTTAGATGCTGCATCCGTCGTGGATATCAACTCCCCTTGGGGCAATGTCCAGAATCCTTGGCTTAACCTCGTGGAAGGTTCAATTCCTGCCACCCTTCAACAGTTACGCTATGGTGAATCCGAACTATTTGGGACACTGTTAGGCTATGTTCATCGATCTCCCCGGCGGCGGGCGATCGCAATTTTGCGGCATCCCTTATGGAGCGATAACCATCCCGAATGGATAGCAGCCCAGACAGCCGCCCAAACGCAGTATCGCGATCATCAAGTGCAGTCTATTAACCCGTTTATGGTACTGCGGCGACCGGGAGATTCTGTGTAACTTTCCTCTCTTCTCTTTTGATAGCTGGAATCTGATGGATGATACCTGACTGCTGATTTGCATTCATAATCAAAAATATTGTGGGGCGAGAATTGCGGAAATCATAATAAACGATTATAATGTTAATGTTCAGGTTAATTTTTACCACCAAAAGGAGGAATATATGATGCAAGTAATTAAGTGTAAAACTCGCGTTGATGCTGAAGGTAAAATAATTTTACAATTGCCTCAATATGTAGCAAATCAAGAATTAGATGTAGTAATAGTCTACGATCTAGCCAATTCAGAAAATACTCAACCGCATGAAATTGTCGATGGTTTTTATGGCTGTTTGGCCGAGGATCCTATTTTAGTAGAAGAAACCGATCAACAAAAAGTAGCATGAGTTATTTACTGGATACCAATGTTTGGGCTAGATATCTAAATGGGCGATCGCCTGCAATTCGGCAGAAATTTAGAGAGGTTGATTTAACTCAAGTTTTTATTTGTTCAATTGTTAAGTCAGAATTGGCTTACGGTGCTTTTAAAAGTCGTAATCCCGATCTAACCTACCGCAAGCAGAATGATTTTATCACTCTTTTTGTTTCGCTTCCTTTCGATGATGTTTCTGCTTTAATTTTTGGTAGATTAAAGGCTCAACTAGAATTAACAGGTGAGATGATTGGGATCAAAGATTTACAAATTGCTGCGATCGCTCTGGCAAACGATTTGACGCTAGTCACCCACAATACGGCAGAGTTTGAACGGGTGACAGGGTTGCAGATAGAGGATTGGGAACTAACAACATAGTCCACGAACTCTGTCCTTGATTTTGTTTAATTTTAATAGAAAAATTTAACCCTTTTTATAGCTAACTACACGGGAAGTTTGGCTATTTCTAACTAGAGGCTCCCAGTTGTTACTAGGTTTATGAAAAAAATGTAATGTATTATTGGGACAACTATAGTGATGACAAGTTAAAGCACCAGAGTCTTTATATCC includes:
- a CDS encoding DEAD/DEAH box helicase — its product is MHDLVGSYQRLDRIYHLYIKSAFPLRYRALAEERDTLLQQPGILSQPPLVEPVPIYPSSDMNLSAAADQLPPEYRDLGQLGQQLFEPSIPLYRHQWESLHEVLVNQKDLVVTTGTGSGKTECFLLPLLAQLARESSQWPTCPPPPNNTRWWDDSVNPIGNWRSQWQHATRPKALRALILYPLNALVEDQLRRLRKALEAPSVHQWLDRDRGGNRITFGRYTGQTPVSGIQTDNSIRRLKTELRELEQQRQQIDEAIQNNPSLLQEMPDLSYYFPRLDGGEMRSRWDMQDTPPDILITNYSMLNIMMMRSIENRIFDQTKNWLESDPKNQFFLIIDELHAYRGTPGTEVAYILRLLYDRLGLTADSPQLRILTTTASLEENTQGKDFLRQFFGRDNFKFISGEQIQPTRGARFNLSGYQNAFAQFARTIQPDPLEPMQPPDLNSSRSPMSDLAMQLGTSASGLAEEKQLGQALDIIGVSDALRDACQAVNGSVRATQVQDLDRQLFGAGTNGEVSESMRGLLLALGMSQLPTTGRSPQPMRGHLFFHNLQNLWACCNPDCTDDAVNSQRREQEAIRPTVGAMHATHSLTCSCGSRVLDLLVCEVCGDVFLGGYKTTRKIGNTNIEILTPDQPNLEGIPDLVVLNQSYGNYRVFWPLPHETPAWNTEPQDPEWKLDNIRRRWVRAKLNQVTGVLTHDRQQPEANEISGWLYQVIGNRADEQRALPSKCPRCDADYGKRDKFPTPLRFHRTGFQKACQVLASGLLREMPAPPTPTSRSSRKLVIFSDSRQDAAKLSAGMERDHYRDMARMLLIQSFQDYWNDLVAFLRIVCRNNQTALARLQALNPSLYAAVDAASHPEDTSRYNRFTNANAQLVAEAFSWNMDLPSSNPQARNEWLGLLQRYPERIALLNLRDKVRDSLLNYGICPGRPGFNSMQYTLGRGKGKQTFSWFECYNWNANPVARVIPGSSEQRNHADLLDAMLTEELMYALFPHIARTLEGLAQGWVSYQPQGNPQRRLVEATEAVIRQLGIRKLHPYSPYFYPGNDSNLSNLVRRYVERTGLAPADVQQQFIQSGVGISSGKGVALNPDRLYLVLPPERNPDGSRSGYRCPQCNAFFLQPAAGVCPECNSARRFDNPNRPTIHLEPGHSTADFDYYTYLSEQAGGPFRLNAEELTGQTDKGDRIQRQRWFQDIFINNEIPRVQGIDLLSVTTTMEAGVDIGALLAVMMANMPPRRFNYQQRVGRAGRRSAGVSLAVTFCRGRSHDDFYFQRPESITGDPPPAPYVDMRSQEIFQRVLIKELLRQAFTDTGISASLGGTDNVHGEFGDVADWPNYASEISSWLHNPDNEPRILSVLEILRVQTNLPDATDAQLLSDLRNDLIPKIQKIVDDPTYTQPKLSERLANAGLLPMFGFPTRVRLLYTRWPFSGTQWPPETGIVDRNLDVAISQFAPGSQTVKDKAVHTACGVVELFPQGGKIASSPGLVPALTESNPSLGLCKNCQAVVYPHTVLEAPLPVSETTPTLECRVCGANELRTVDAREPKGFFTDLQPEDFDGQFEWQPRSTRPSLSISANVTPPASILNASVCAFNDSIISVNDNGGEGGFEFQQATVFRKTQPGAYAVSPKSDSPVGTSGPAYRVALLSRRKTDILLVNIERWPDGVFADPRTVVGRAAWYSFAFWLRVAAAAHLDVDSLELEAGFRSLEQNGAVIGQAFLSDKLENGAGYCQFLAQPNQFQQLMTQGSISVPSSIASQWLNPHGHGRECDASCNICLRDYQNLAYHGLLDWRLAIDMARLVLDAASVVDINSPWGNVQNPWLNLVEGSIPATLQQLRYGESELFGTLLGYVHRSPRRRAIAILRHPLWSDNHPEWIAAQTAAQTQYRDHQVQSINPFMVLRRPGDSV
- a CDS encoding type II toxin-antitoxin system VapC family toxin, whose translation is MSYLLDTNVWARYLNGRSPAIRQKFREVDLTQVFICSIVKSELAYGAFKSRNPDLTYRKQNDFITLFVSLPFDDVSALIFGRLKAQLELTGEMIGIKDLQIAAIALANDLTLVTHNTAEFERVTGLQIEDWELTT